The sequence GGAGAATTGAATCTGGAACCCCGAGACGCCCGGAAGCGAGCCGGCGGGGGCGCGGATCTCCGCGGGGAAATCGGGGAACGTGGCCAGATCATTCCCCGCGATGGCCGTCACGTTCGTAAACTGCCCGCCGGTTACCTGAATGCCGTCGCCGGAATCACCGGCAAATCGCACGGTGACTTGTCGGACCTCCTTGCGTTCGATCTTTCGAGCGACGCGGGGTGTCTGGGTTTGAGCCTGTGGATGTGAGTCCATGATCGCCTTGCAAGTCTTATTGTAGGACCATCTCGATCACCAATCAAGAGGAAGTCTTGGGGTGAACAGTGCCTGATCGCGCGATGGAATCTCTGTTGAGTTGGGCGATCGTTGTCCATATAATTGCGTGGTTATGGGTCTTTTCTCCTGGCTGGGTGGCAGTAAGGTGGAGGCGCCGCCGGGTTCGCTGGTCAACCCGAAGGAGGTGGATTTCGTCCTCAAGAACGCCTCTACCGAGAACGTTAAGATCGAGGTTTCCTTCACCGGCGATCAGATGGAGTACGTGTCGAAATTCCTGGAAGCCGGGAAGGCGAAGAGCGGGCCCTATCTGGCGATAGCGCCACTCGATCCGGAAGACGGCAACACGGTGTTGACCCGTCGGAAGGTGTTCGAAGTCCACTTTCAGTACCGCGACATCCCCTATGGATTCCGGGCCAACCTCGTGGCCTCACTGGAAGGAGGATGCTACAAGATTACCTCGCCTCCGTTCCTGCTCCGAACCCAGAAGCGAAGCTATTTTCGTGTCTTTCCTTCCTATCAAGACCCCGTTTTCGTTTCGTTCATGGTTTCGGGGAACACCTACAAGGAGAAAGTGGAGGACCTGAGCGAAGGAGGTTTCTCTTTCTCCACGAACCTTGAAAAGGACATTCTGAAACCCGGTCTTGTCATGGAGAATACGGTACTCTACCTGCCGGACGATACGGTATTCACGAACTGCGTGCTCCGGGCGCATTTTCCGAACAAGGATTCAACGGCGACGAAATACAAGTGCGGCGTCCAATTCCAGCGATTGGAAGGGAACGACGCGCAGGTACTGGCTCGATACATTTTCAAGCGGCAGCGGGACATGCTTCAGGAGGACCGGGCCGCTCAGAAGAAAGAGTAGCGGAGTCTACCGGGGCGCGGGGGGAGGCGTGTCGCCCTTGAGCCGGTAGACGAATCCCAGGATCTGCGCGACCGCGGCATAGACATCGGGCGGGATTTCCGCAAACAGATCGACCTTCGAAAGAATCTCGACCAGGTCGGGGTTCTCTTCCATCGGAATACGGTTCTCCCGGGCGAGCTCGATGATTTTGTCGGCAATGTACCCCTGGCCCTTGGCCGTCACCCGTGGAGCCGTGTCTCTCGCCGGACGATATCGGAGAGCGACGGCCTTCTTCTTCGGTGGAGGGTTCGTTTTCTCGTCCATCGGTGGACTAGGCTCGGGTGTCGATGAGCCGGTATCCCTTGGGGATGAGGATTTGAACCGGACCGGATCCCGCGGCTTCCCGTCGAAGATCATTGAAACTTAGCCGCGCGCTCCATCCGAGCGATTCAAGAGCGGACTGAAGCTCTGGCGCCCGCTCCTGGGCTTTCGCGCGCGTGGTCGGCTCGGCGGCGTAGAAGGTGAGGTACAGCGTCTTTCCGGTGAACGAGGCGTCGATTTGGACATTTCCCATCGAGGGCAGATTCAGGAGCATCACGACGCGGTACGGAGGAGTTTTTTCCCGCTTCCCTTCGTCTTGATCCGGTTTGTCACCGGTTTTCTTCAGGAAGTAGATGTCGACATCCGACCATTCGCCGGTTGAGAACTGAAGCAGCAGCGGCAGGAGCTGGGCGCCGTCGTTTTCCCGAGGGACGCTGTTCAGCCATTTGATCAGTTCGAGATTGTCCGAGAGCCGACGGAGGGAAGAGAGGAGTTTCCCGCTGACGGGAGGTACGATGTCCGGCAGGGCCTTGAGAATGCGCGCGAGCCGTGTGCGAAGGTCATCGCCGAGGGGGATCTGCGGAGTTCCTAATCGTGCGGCCATCCGAAGAAGGTTCTCGCGCTGCAGACCCAGGGCATGAATCTGCTTTGGGATCGAAAGACCGGGAAGCTTGTCCTCCGAAACGACCCAATCCTTGAGTGCGCGGGACAGCTCCGTCAGCTCCGGGGTTTCCTCGCTCCCCATCGGAGGGAGGTCGGCGAGAATTTCCCCCACCAAGGCGCCCAGCCGTTCGCGCGAGGGCAGGAGGTCGCGGATTCGGGTGCTGACGGGATCCGCCGGCGCCGGGGTACTGGACAAAAGGGAGAGAACCACCTGGGGGCGCAACTGGGTGATCTGGAGTTTGACGGTGTCTCCCGGTTTGAGCGGGGCGGTCGATTCCGCGGTAATCCCGAGCCCTTGAACGCTGATCAGGGCACGGTTCCCTTCCAACACCTTGACGACGCTGCCTTCGATGATATCCCCCTGGTCGAATTCCCGCTGGGATTTCCCGCGGATGAGTGCCAGTAGATTAAGATCGGTGGGAAAACCGAGAACCTTAGTTGAAGATCCCAGGGAAACTTAACCTATTTCCAGAGCTTCGCGGAGGGGGGAGCGGAGGCGCGGATCCGCATCACGATTCCTCCCGCCGTCCCCGGAGAGAAGCGGAGGGGGCTCCGCGGGCGGAATGGAGGCCGAGGACGAGTTCGAGTTCGCTCTTGGTGAGGTGGAGCTTCTGGGATATCTCCTGGACGCCCATGCCTTCTTCATAAAGGCGCAAGGCCACCTCGTACGGCTCCTGCCCGCCGTTGGAGGACTCCGGGCGGGCGACGGCGGCCTGGGGGACCGCTCCTCCCATCTGCTTGATCACGTGCTTCGCCTCGGTGGATTTTTCGCCGAGGTGCCGACCCTGCGTCTGGATCTCCTGCAACATGCGTTCAAAGGAGGCCCGCTTCTCCTTCATTTCGCCGTCGGCCCTGGATAGAAATTCCTCCCCTTCGCGCATCAGCCGTCCGACGGTCTCCGGCAATTCCGTCACCTCCTTGGGCAGTTTTCCGCGGCGGCGGTCGAAGAGAATCACCAGGCAGAGGAGGAGAATCAGGAAGTCGAGCGCAATGACGAGGAGAATCGGATCGGACATGATCACGCGTCGATGTTGATCTTTCCACCGATGCCCACCTGCTCGCGGAGCACTTTTTCCTCGGCGTCCACCTCCTCGCCCGTGTTCTCCGGATTCTGTCGGCCTCGCTTCTTAAACTGTTCGCGCCGCTTGTCCGCGTCAATCTTCTTCTGTTCCGCCGAATTGTTCTTCTGCACCGTTATCTTCTTCAGGAGGGAGTGCTGCTGCTGCTGGATGCTGAGCAGTCGCTGCTGCGTTTCCGGGCTGTTGAGTTGTTCAAATTGTAGTTTCTCGGCTTGGTTGAACTGCGCCAGCACACGCTGGATGTCAACGCCGCGTACCACGCCCATACCCTATCATTCATGGGGCGGAGTGTACAAGTCCTTGCGCATGGAGCCGCCGCCGGGCGTAAATTCGGAGGTTGCATTTCAAACGGCATTTGTTTACCGTCACTTGCCATGAGTCCAGACGAAATGCCCGCAAAGGGTCCCGTATTGCCTTTTGAAGTGCCAAAGGATCTCTATCCTTTCGAGCACCGCTTCTTCAGTGTGAGCGGCATACGGATCCACTACGTGGACGAGGGCCACGGCGAGACGATCCTTTTCCTCCATGGGAATCCTACGTGGTCGTTTGTCTACCGCGATGTCATCCGCGGGCTGAGGAGCAACCGGTATCGCTGCGTCGCTCCGGACTATCCGGGCTTCGGGATGTCAGGCAAGCCGAAAGATTTCGGCTACACCGCCGCGGATCATGCCCGAATCATGGAGGCCTGGATCACATCCCAGAAATTGAAGGACCTGACGCTGTTCGTTCACGATTGGGGCGGCCCCATCGGGCTGTGGCTGGCCGTTCGGCATCCGGATTGGATCAAGCGGATCATCATCGCGAACACCTGGGCGTGGCCGGTTCAGGGTGATCCGCATTTCACCCGGTTCAGCCGGATCATGGGCGGAACGCTGGGCCGGATTCTCATCGGATATCTGAATGTGTTCGTCAATTCCGGGCTGAAGAAGGGAGTCGTTCGTGGGAAGGAGAGGCTGACCCCGCCGGTGATGCAGGCCTACCGAGCGCCATTCGCGAAGATGGCCGATCGGAAGCCGATGTCGATCTTTCCGGCGCAGATCCTCGCCGCCGAGGATTTCCTCAAACAGGTTGAAACCGGACTGGCCAAACTTCAGAAGAAGCCGATCCTCATCCTGTGGGGCGAGAAGGACATTGCATTCAGAATGTCGGAGCTCGAGCGTTTCAAGACGATTTTCCCGGCCGCCCGGGTCCGCTCGTTCCCGAACGCGGGTCATTTCGTCCAGGAGGACGTGCCGGAGGATGTGGTCTCCGCGATTCGCGGGTGGATGTAGGAAAAGCTCTCAGCCCTCAGCGGTCAGCTTTCAGCTTCAGAAGAACTTCCTGAATTTCGTTTTGGCGCCGGTGCGGTGTTGGAAGCGGACGGCTGAACGCCGAAAGCTGATGGCTGACGGCTTTCCTCAGTGAATCGGCGTGTCTTCTCCGACCAAGTAATCGTCCAGGTCCAGCGTTTTCTCGCCGACCTTGACCGTGATGCCTTCGCCGATCAGAATTTTCTCAAGCTTGATGTCGTGTCCCGTCAGATGGCTCCAGATGTCGACGGCGCCGGAGAGGTGAACGGTCTCGCTGCAAATTCGGCAGAGGAAATAGCCTCGATGCTGGGCCTTCTCGATTTTCCCGTCGAGCGCCTCGGAGATGATGCCGGACCAGATGTCCAAGGCCTGCCTCATCTTCATCGCCTTCCGTTCGATCCGCGCGCGGCCGGACACCCAGTTCACCAGGAGGGTCGTCTGCCGGATGCCCACCGTCACCGAGATCGCGATCTCGTCTGAGCTGCGCTCGGCGACCTCGAAGACCAGTTCCTCTTCCTCATCCTCGCCTGAGCGGGTCCTGCACCAATTGATCAGTTCGACGACCTGCCAACGCAGGAGCTTCGGGGGTTTTTTCGGAGTTGCTTGAAAAGTGGATAATGCCATCCTCACACCCTCTACGAAAAATATTCGGCACTGCTTTCGAATTCATGAGAGGACCGAGCTATGCCCGATAGCCGACATGGGCGGGGTGTCCGGGGGTTTCTGCAATCAACTGGAATACTTGCTCTTTTTATGCACTTGACACGGATTCAGATTTAGGTACACTCATAGTCAATGCGACGAGTTTTGAGACCCACGACTCTAATCCTGACGGCGATCTTCATGTTGGCCGGACCCATCGCTTCGATGGCCGCTCCAACCACCGATCTTTGCGCCCAGTCGGAATCGGCCGGATTGAAAGCGACATGCTGCGAAGGCGATTGCTGCGTGGCGAATGTCCCGCAAGCGCCTTCCCCCGCGGCTCTCCCGGCAGTGGATGCACAGCCGTTGGCGCCTTCCGCGGCGCCGCACTCCCTGGCCGTGATCGAGCTCGCGCATCCGTGGCTCGGCTCCGCGCCGGTCATGATCTTCGCGCGTAGTCCAGGTCGCACCCTCTCGCTCCTCCAGACCTACCTGCTCTAAACCTCTCTCCCGTTTCCGCGCTCGGTTCTCCCGGGCGGAGGACTGCGTTGTCTCTGCCCTGAATGCTGGAACCGGGTGCCATTCATCCCTGGACCCCGAGCGTGAGTCCACAGGTTCTACTCGCAATGGGCATCAGGGGAAAAAACGAGACTCTGAAGAGAGGTGAATGATGAAAATTGGAAGTGTTGGAATGGCGACCATCATCGGGCTTGCGGCCCTCGGTTTCCAAGGCTCGGTTCGGGCTGGGGAGAGTGTTCTTCGGCTTGAAGATGTTTTGACAGAGGTTCGCGAGAACAGTCCCCGAATTCAAGCGGCGGCGAAGATGTCCGAAGCGGCGCGCGCGCGTGTTCCACAAGCCAAGGCCTTGGATGACCCGATCCTGTCCATCGAAAACCAACCTGGCGATGAGCAGATGGTTGGAGTGGAGCAAATGATTCCGTTCCCTTGGAAGCTCAAGGCGCGAGCGACGGTGGCAGAAGCTGAATCGGACTCGGTCGACCGGATGTCGGACCGCACCGTTTTGGAAATTCTCGTCGAAGCCAAGCATGCCTTTCATCACCTTTTCCACTGGCACAAGAAGGTCGAGATCAACTTGGAGAATCAGGACATTCTCCAAAGATTTGTCCGCATTGCCGAGTCCCGCTATCTGATCGGCCGCGCCGGTCAGGAGGATGTGCTCAAGGCGCAGGTGGAGGCGGGAAAGCTCGCCAATGAACTGGTGATGCTGAATCGGATGAAGGGGGAGGAAGAAGCGAATCTGAGCCGCTTGATGAATCGATCGATGGTGGCGCCCCTGCCTCCGCCGGAGTCGTTGCACGTCATGGAGAACCACGGACTTCGCGAGGATGATCTGTACGCGCTTGCGGAGGAGAATCGGCAGGAGACCCGATCTCAGGTCTCGATGGTGCGCGCCGGGGAAGAGAAGGCGAGGCTGGCCCGACTCGACTACGCTCCGGATTTTCTGGTCGGCGCCGAATGGGGGCGCATGGAAGGCACGCTCGGGCCTGCCGGCAAACGATGGGGCGCGATGCTCGGCCTCAGCCTCCCCGTGTGGTTCACCCAAAAGCAGCGGTACGGAGTGAGGGAGGCCGACGCGATGCTCCAGTCGTCGCGGTCTGACCTTCAGGATGTTCGCAATCGTGTCCGGTTTGAGGTGAAGCAGGCCTATTTGAACGTCACCGCCTCGAATGCGCAGCTCGACATTTTCAATTCGGGACTTCTGCCCCAGGCCGAGCAGGATCTGAGGATCACCACCTCCGCCTATGAGGCGGGAAAGATGGACTTTCTCCGTCTGCTGGAGTCGCAGCGCGCGCTCCGCGAGCTGAAGATCGCGTACTTCGACGCCCTCCTCGAATACAACATGAGCTTGGGCGACCTCGAACTGGCTGTCGGCAAGGAACTTCCGATCCATACCGGAAGTCACTAAGGGGCCCTAGCATGAAGAATGGCCGGACGGTGGCGAGACGCAGGCGTAAAGCCTGCGCCTACCGAAAGAGAAGATGCCTGTTGGTAGCCGCGGGCTTCAGCCCGCGTCTTGTCGCTCGACGCTGTAAGGAGGAGCCATGAAACGAAGAACATCAATCTGCCTGTCGACTTGGGTTGCGGCGATGTTGGCGCTTTCTGCCTGCGAAGGAAAAGGAACATCCGCGCCGGAAGCGGCGCGTGAGCACGCAGTCCACGAGGAGCATGCCAGGAAGAAAACCCTTTACCAGTGCCCCATGCACCCGTCGTACACCTCCGATAAGCCGGGCGAGTGCCCGATTTGTGGAATGACACTGGTGCCGGTAGAGGAGTCCGCCGCGGGCGAGGAGGCCCCGTCGGATGTGTCCGGACGCGTCACGATCAACATCTCGCCGGAGCGGCAGCAGATCATCGGCGTCAAGACCGATGTGGCGAAAATTCAGCCGCTGACCAAGACGGTGAGGGCCGTGGGAAACATCGCTTATGATCCGGAGCTATACCAGGCGGAGAAGGAATACATCGAAAGCCTGAGCAGCCGGGACAAGACCGGAGGCTCTCCCGGCACGGTCGGACTCGTGGATTCTTCCTCGATTCGCCTGCGGCAGCTCGGTTTGAACGACGCGATGATTGCGGATCTCGCCCGTTCAAGAAAACCCTCTCTGAACTTGCTGCTCCCGGAGGACACGATGTGGGTTTACGCGCAGGTCTACGAATACGAGATCAATTGGATCAAGGTCGGTCAGTCGGTTTCGACGACATCACTCGCGCTTCCGGGCGAGATGTTCCGCGGCACGCTCCGGGCCATCGATCCCGTCGTGAATCCGGAGACTCGAACGGTGCGCATCCGGGCCGAGGTCAAGAACCCCGGCCGGAAACTCAAACCGAACACCTTCGTGAACGTGGAGATCGAGACCGCGCTGGGGAAGGGGCTGACGATCCCCCGTGATGCCGTCATCGACACCGGAGACCGGAAAATCGTATTTGTCGACCTCGGCGGGGGCAAGTTGCAACCGCGGGAGATCCGTACGGGTATTGAGCTTGCAGACGACGTGCAGGTATTGGAGGGGTTGGCGAAAGGCGACAAAGTGGTCACCTCCGCCAATTTCCTGATTGATTCGGAGTCCTCCCTCAAGGCTGCGGTCAAGCAGATGAGTGGCCATGCAGGTCACGGTCAATAGCGAGCAATACGACCATGATCGAAAAGCTGATCGAAGCCTGCGCCAAGAACCGATTCATGACGCTCCTCGTCATCCTGAGCATCGCCCTGTTTGGAGTGTGGAGCGTCAAGCACATCCCGCTGGACGCGATTCCGGATCTGTCGGATACGCAGGTCATCGTCTACTCCCGATGGGACCGCAGCCCGGACATCATGGAGGACCAGGTGACCTATCCCATCATCTCGGCGATGTTGGGCGCGCCGAAGGTGAAGGCCATCCGGGGTTTCTCTGATTTCGGCTACTCCTACGTGTACATGATTTTCGAGGACGGGACCGATATCTATTGGGCGCGCAGCCGAACGTTGGAGTATTTGAGCAAGGTTACGCCCCTGCTGCCTGAAGGCGTGAGGACGGAGCTGGGTCCCGATGCCACCGGCGTCGGCTGGGTTTTTCAGTACGCGCTGGTGGATACCTCCGGCAAGCAGAGCCTTGCCGATCTCCGGAGCTTTCAGGACTGGACGCTCCGCTACTACCTCCAGGGCGTGCCGGGCGTGGCGGAAGTGGCGCCGATCGGCGGATTTGTGCGCCAGTACCAGGTGAACCTCGATCCCAACGCGCTCCTCTCGTACAAGATCCCCATCGAGAAGGTGATGGAGGCCATCCGCAACGGCAACAACGACGTGGGCGGGCGGCTCCTCGAATTCAGCGGAAGGGAATACATGGTGAGGGGCAGAGGCTACGCCCGGAGCACGGCGGATATCGAGAAGATTGTCGTGGGCGTCAGCCCCCAATCCGGGACGCCGATTCTCGTGAAGAATCTTGGGAGCGTGGTGCTGGGGCCGGATATCCGGCGCGGCCTGGCCGATTTGAACGGCGAGGGGGACGTCGTGGGCGGAATCGTGATCATGCGCCACGGCGAGAACGCGCTCAAAGTCATCGACCGGGTCAAGAAGAAGCTCAAGGACATCGAGCCTACGCTTCCGGAGGGCGTCAAGCTGGTGACGACGTATGACCGCTCGGACCTCATCCTCCGCAGCATCGAAACGCTCAAAGATACGCTGGTGGAAGAAATGGTCGTCGTCAGCCTGGTCATTCTTGTCTTCCTCTGGCACATCCCTTCGGCCATCATCCCGATCTTCACGTTGCCCATCGCGGTGCTCTTCGCGTTTATTCCGATGTATTTCATGGGCCTCTCCAGCAACATCATGTCCCTCGGCGGCATTGCGGTGGCCATCGGGGCCCTCGTCGACGCCGCGGTGGTCGTGGTGGAGAACGCCCATAAGAAGCTGGAACGATGGATGCGGGAGGGAAGGCAGGGAGACTACCGAACCGTCCTCATCGGCGCCATCCAGGAGGTCGGGCGTCCCTCCTTTTATTCCCTCATGGTCATCGCCGTGGCGTTCATCCCCGTTTTTACGTTGGAGGCGCAGGAGGGAAGACTTTTCAGACCGCTGGCGTTCACGAAGAACTTCTCCATGTTCTTCGCCGCCATTCTTGCGATCACCCTCGATCCCGCCATCCGGCTCCTGTTCATGCGCTTCGAGCCCTTCATCTTCCGGCCGAAATGGCTCGCCAAGGTGGTGAACGCGGCCGTGGTGGGTGAGCTGCACGAGGAGGACAAGCATCCCATCAGTCGTGTCCTGTTTCGTTTCTACCAGCCGGCCGCCGAACTCATGCTCCGCCGGCCCAAGACGGTTGTGCTCGTGGCCGTGGCCATCGTCATTGCCACGGTTCCGTTCTATTTCAAGCTTGGTTCGGAGTTCATGCCACCCTTGTATGAAGGGACGCTTCTCTACATGCCCACGACGCCGCCCGGGATCTCGGTGACCGAGTCCGGGAATCTACTGAACATCCAGGACCGGATCATCAAGAGCTTCCCCGAGGTGGATAGCGTTTTCGGGAAGGCGGGAAGAGCGGAGACTTCCACGGACCCCGCGCCGTTTTCGATGATGGAAACGACGGTCGTCCTCAAGCCGGAGGCCGAATGGAGGAAGGTGGACCGGTGGTACTCTTGGATGCCGGAGGTTTTCAAGAAGCCCCTGAGGCACGCCTGGAGGGAGGCCATCACGCCCGCCCAGCTTGTGGACGAAATGGACCAGGCGTTGAAAATCCCGGGAAGCGTCAACGCCTGGACGATGCCCATCAAGGCCCGCATCGACATGCTCACCACGGGCGTACGCACACCCGTCGGGATCAAGATTTTCGGGGCGGACCTCAAGGAGATCGAACGAATCGGGGAGCACATCGAGATGGTCTTGAAGCCGGTGAAGGGCACGCGAAGCATTTTCGCCGAGAGGACTGCCGGAGGGTATTTCGTCGATTTCGATTTGAAACGCGAGGAACTGGCCCGCTACGGGCTCTCCGTCGCCGATGCGGAAATGGTCATCATGTCGGCGATCGGAGGGGAGAATGTTTCGCAGACCGTGGAGGGCAGGGAGCGGTATCCCATCAACGTGCGGTACGCCCGAGAGCTTCGGAACGACATGGAACGGCTCAAGAGAGTTCTCGTCCCCACGGAGAGCGGGGCCCAGGTGCCGATTTCACAACTCGCGGACATCCGGATGGTCACGGGTCCCTCGATGATCCGGGACGAAAACGGTAGACTCGCCGGCTACGTCTACGTGGACGTGGCGGGCCGGGACATCGGCAGCTACGTGGCCGACGCGAAGAAGGCCGTAAGGGAACAGGTGCAGATGCCCGCGGGATATGCCCTCACGTGGAGCGGTCAGTACGAGTCCATGGAGCGGGTGAAGGAGAGACTCAAGCTCGTCCTGCCCATCACCGTGTTCATCATTTTCTTCCTCTTGTACATGAACACCAAATCGCTGACCAAAACCTTCATCGTCTTTCTGGCCGTGCCCTTTTCCGCCGTGGGAGCCATCTGGTTTCTCTATGCACTGGGCTATCAATCCTCGATTGCGGTGTGGGTGGGGCTGATCGCGCTGATGGGCTTGGACGCGGAGACGGGAATTTTCATGCTCTTATACCTCGATCTGGCCTATGACGAATGGAAGGCCAAGGGCAAGCTCAAGACCAAGGAAGATTTGCGGGAGGCGATTCTCTACGGCGCGGTGAAACGCGTGAGACCCAAAGTCATGACCGTCGCCTGCGCCGCGATCGGCCTTCTGCCCATCATGTGGTCGACCGGGGCGGGCGCCGACGTGATGAAGCGCATCGCCGCGCCGATGATCGGCGGGCTGTTCACGTCCTTCATCATGGAGCTGCTGGTCTATCCCGTGATCTACGAACTGTGGCGCGGGAGGGAACTGAAGAAAGTCATGAGTCGTGCGACATGAGTCCTGAGCAAAAAAACGCCTATACAAAAGGAGAAACACATGAAACGAATAATCTCAATGGCATGGGCGGCATTTTTCATGTCGGCAGGGTTGGCCCTGGCCGGCGAGAAAGTGACGCTGCAAGGCGAGGTGCTGGATTCAGCCTGCTACATCGCCCACGGCGAAAAAGGCAAGGCGCACGAAAAGTGCGCCAAGATGTGCCTGAGAAAAGGCGCTCCAGCCGCGCTGCTGACGGACGATCAGAAGGTAATCCTCCTGATAACCAAGCACGGCGGGGAAGCGTTGTACGAGGAGTTGAGGAAACTCGGAGGGGAGCGCATCGAAGCCGTCGGCGAGAAGTTCGACAAGGGCGGAATGGTGGCACTCGAATTGGAGTCCATCAAATCGCTCCAATCCGCCTCCCCGGCGAAGGAGAAGCATGAAGAAAGCGGCCACGGTGGTGGCCACATGCACTGATCCACCGTGGAGATGACCCATCCTTGGTAGGCGCAGGCTTTATGCCTGCGGTTGTCCGCTTCAAGAGGATCAGATTGTGTCT is a genomic window of Nitrospirota bacterium containing:
- a CDS encoding PilZ domain-containing protein, which produces MGLFSWLGGSKVEAPPGSLVNPKEVDFVLKNASTENVKIEVSFTGDQMEYVSKFLEAGKAKSGPYLAIAPLDPEDGNTVLTRRKVFEVHFQYRDIPYGFRANLVASLEGGCYKITSPPFLLRTQKRSYFRVFPSYQDPVFVSFMVSGNTYKEKVEDLSEGGFSFSTNLEKDILKPGLVMENTVLYLPDDTVFTNCVLRAHFPNKDSTATKYKCGVQFQRLEGNDAQVLARYIFKRQRDMLQEDRAAQKKE
- a CDS encoding EscU/YscU/HrcU family type III secretion system export apparatus switch protein encodes the protein MDEKTNPPPKKKAVALRYRPARDTAPRVTAKGQGYIADKIIELARENRIPMEENPDLVEILSKVDLFAEIPPDVYAAVAQILGFVYRLKGDTPPPAPR
- a CDS encoding flagellar hook-length control protein FliK, with amino-acid sequence MLEGNRALISVQGLGITAESTAPLKPGDTVKLQITQLRPQVVLSLLSSTPAPADPVSTRIRDLLPSRERLGALVGEILADLPPMGSEETPELTELSRALKDWVVSEDKLPGLSIPKQIHALGLQRENLLRMAARLGTPQIPLGDDLRTRLARILKALPDIVPPVSGKLLSSLRRLSDNLELIKWLNSVPRENDGAQLLPLLLQFSTGEWSDVDIYFLKKTGDKPDQDEGKREKTPPYRVVMLLNLPSMGNVQIDASFTGKTLYLTFYAAEPTTRAKAQERAPELQSALESLGWSARLSFNDLRREAAGSGPVQILIPKGYRLIDTRA
- a CDS encoding DUF2802 domain-containing protein — encoded protein: MSDPILLVIALDFLILLLCLVILFDRRRGKLPKEVTELPETVGRLMREGEEFLSRADGEMKEKRASFERMLQEIQTQGRHLGEKSTEAKHVIKQMGGAVPQAAVARPESSNGGQEPYEVALRLYEEGMGVQEISQKLHLTKSELELVLGLHSARGAPSASLRGRREES
- a CDS encoding alpha/beta fold hydrolase; amino-acid sequence: MSPDEMPAKGPVLPFEVPKDLYPFEHRFFSVSGIRIHYVDEGHGETILFLHGNPTWSFVYRDVIRGLRSNRYRCVAPDYPGFGMSGKPKDFGYTAADHARIMEAWITSQKLKDLTLFVHDWGGPIGLWLAVRHPDWIKRIIIANTWAWPVQGDPHFTRFSRIMGGTLGRILIGYLNVFVNSGLKKGVVRGKERLTPPVMQAYRAPFAKMADRKPMSIFPAQILAAEDFLKQVETGLAKLQKKPILILWGEKDIAFRMSELERFKTIFPAARVRSFPNAGHFVQEDVPEDVVSAIRGWM
- a CDS encoding TolC family protein, producing MKIGSVGMATIIGLAALGFQGSVRAGESVLRLEDVLTEVRENSPRIQAAAKMSEAARARVPQAKALDDPILSIENQPGDEQMVGVEQMIPFPWKLKARATVAEAESDSVDRMSDRTVLEILVEAKHAFHHLFHWHKKVEINLENQDILQRFVRIAESRYLIGRAGQEDVLKAQVEAGKLANELVMLNRMKGEEEANLSRLMNRSMVAPLPPPESLHVMENHGLREDDLYALAEENRQETRSQVSMVRAGEEKARLARLDYAPDFLVGAEWGRMEGTLGPAGKRWGAMLGLSLPVWFTQKQRYGVREADAMLQSSRSDLQDVRNRVRFEVKQAYLNVTASNAQLDIFNSGLLPQAEQDLRITTSAYEAGKMDFLRLLESQRALRELKIAYFDALLEYNMSLGDLELAVGKELPIHTGSH
- a CDS encoding efflux RND transporter periplasmic adaptor subunit; amino-acid sequence: MKRRTSICLSTWVAAMLALSACEGKGTSAPEAAREHAVHEEHARKKTLYQCPMHPSYTSDKPGECPICGMTLVPVEESAAGEEAPSDVSGRVTINISPERQQIIGVKTDVAKIQPLTKTVRAVGNIAYDPELYQAEKEYIESLSSRDKTGGSPGTVGLVDSSSIRLRQLGLNDAMIADLARSRKPSLNLLLPEDTMWVYAQVYEYEINWIKVGQSVSTTSLALPGEMFRGTLRAIDPVVNPETRTVRIRAEVKNPGRKLKPNTFVNVEIETALGKGLTIPRDAVIDTGDRKIVFVDLGGGKLQPREIRTGIELADDVQVLEGLAKGDKVVTSANFLIDSESSLKAAVKQMSGHAGHGQ
- a CDS encoding efflux RND transporter permease subunit — translated: MIEKLIEACAKNRFMTLLVILSIALFGVWSVKHIPLDAIPDLSDTQVIVYSRWDRSPDIMEDQVTYPIISAMLGAPKVKAIRGFSDFGYSYVYMIFEDGTDIYWARSRTLEYLSKVTPLLPEGVRTELGPDATGVGWVFQYALVDTSGKQSLADLRSFQDWTLRYYLQGVPGVAEVAPIGGFVRQYQVNLDPNALLSYKIPIEKVMEAIRNGNNDVGGRLLEFSGREYMVRGRGYARSTADIEKIVVGVSPQSGTPILVKNLGSVVLGPDIRRGLADLNGEGDVVGGIVIMRHGENALKVIDRVKKKLKDIEPTLPEGVKLVTTYDRSDLILRSIETLKDTLVEEMVVVSLVILVFLWHIPSAIIPIFTLPIAVLFAFIPMYFMGLSSNIMSLGGIAVAIGALVDAAVVVVENAHKKLERWMREGRQGDYRTVLIGAIQEVGRPSFYSLMVIAVAFIPVFTLEAQEGRLFRPLAFTKNFSMFFAAILAITLDPAIRLLFMRFEPFIFRPKWLAKVVNAAVVGELHEEDKHPISRVLFRFYQPAAELMLRRPKTVVLVAVAIVIATVPFYFKLGSEFMPPLYEGTLLYMPTTPPGISVTESGNLLNIQDRIIKSFPEVDSVFGKAGRAETSTDPAPFSMMETTVVLKPEAEWRKVDRWYSWMPEVFKKPLRHAWREAITPAQLVDEMDQALKIPGSVNAWTMPIKARIDMLTTGVRTPVGIKIFGADLKEIERIGEHIEMVLKPVKGTRSIFAERTAGGYFVDFDLKREELARYGLSVADAEMVIMSAIGGENVSQTVEGRERYPINVRYARELRNDMERLKRVLVPTESGAQVPISQLADIRMVTGPSMIRDENGRLAGYVYVDVAGRDIGSYVADAKKAVREQVQMPAGYALTWSGQYESMERVKERLKLVLPITVFIIFFLLYMNTKSLTKTFIVFLAVPFSAVGAIWFLYALGYQSSIAVWVGLIALMGLDAETGIFMLLYLDLAYDEWKAKGKLKTKEDLREAILYGAVKRVRPKVMTVACAAIGLLPIMWSTGAGADVMKRIAAPMIGGLFTSFIMELLVYPVIYELWRGRELKKVMSRAT